Proteins encoded in a region of the Zea mays cultivar B73 chromosome 4, Zm-B73-REFERENCE-NAM-5.0, whole genome shotgun sequence genome:
- the LOC103655034 gene encoding tryptophan decarboxylase 1, with product MGSLSGTSSSLAAAFDADSERFQPLNADDVRSYLHKAVDFIYDYYKSVESVPVLPSVEPGYLARQLKSAPPNAAAPFDVAMHELREAVVPGTTHWASPNFFAFFPATNSAAAIAGELVASAMNTVGFTWQANPAAAELEALALDWLAQLLLLPDSFMNRPCSAVVAGRGAGTRGGGVILGTTSEAMLVTLVAARDAALRRSGSDGVAGITRLTVYAADQTHSTFFKACRLAGFDPANVRSIPTGADTDYALDPARLLEAMRRDAGAGLVPTYVCVTVGTTSSNAVDPVGAAADAAAEFGAWVHVDAAYAGSACICPEFRHHLDGVERVDSLSLSPHKWLLTCLDCTCLWVRDTRRLTDSLETRPEYLRNHATESGAVTDLKDMQVGVGRRFRGLKLWMVMRTYGAAKLRQHIRSDVAIAKVFEESVRADHRFEVVVPRNFALVCFRIRPSATASMTEEDAEVANRELMERLNKSGRAFLANTVIGGKFVLRFAVGSTLQEERHVRNAWDLIKMTTTEIINGEVD from the coding sequence ATGGGCAGCCTTTCCGGCACCTCTTCGTCCTTGGCCGCTGCGTTCGACGCCGACTCCGAGCGCTTCCAGCCGCTGAACGCCGACGACGTCCGCTCCTACCTCCACAAAGCCGTGGACTTCATCTACGACTACTACAAGTCCGTGGAGTCCGTCCCCGTGCTCCCGAGCGTCGAGCCGGGTTACCTGGCCCGCCAGCTCAAGTCCGCGCCGCCGAACGCCGCCGCGCCGTTCGACGTCGCCATGCACGAGCTCCGCGAGGCCGTGGTGCCGGGGACGACGCACTGGGCCAGCcccaacttcttcgccttcttccCGGCGACCAACAGCGcggcggccatcgccggggagcTCGTTGCCTCCGCGATGAACACCGTCGGGTTCACCTGGCAGGCCAACCCGGCGGCCGCGGAGCTGGAGGCGCTCGCGCTCGACTGGCTCGCGCAGCTCCTCCTCCTGCCGGACAGCTTCATGAACCGCCCCTGCAGCGCTGTCGTCGCCGGCCGAGGCGCAGGCACTAGAGGCGGCGGCGTCATCCTCGGCACCACCAGCGAGGCGATGCTGGTCACGCTCGTGGCGGCCCGCGACGCCGCCCTGCGCCGGAGCGGCTCCGACGGCGTGGCCGGGATCACGCGGCTGACCGTGTACGCAGCCGACCAGACGCACTCCACCTTCTTCAAGGCCTGCCGCCTCGCCGGCTTCGACCCGGCCAACGTCAGGTCGATCCCCACCGGCGCCGACACCGACTACGCGCTCGATCCGGCAAGGCTTCTCGAGGCGATGCGGCGCGACGCCGGCGCCGGGCTCGTTCCGACGTACGTGTGCGTCACGGTCGGCACGACGTCGTCGAACGCGGTCGACCCGGTGGGCGCCGCGGCCGACGCCGCCGCCGAGTTCGGCGCGTGGGTGCACGTGGACGCCGCCTACGCCGGCAGCGCCTGCATATGCCCGGAGTTCCGGCACCACCTCGACGGCGTGGAGCGCGTGGACTCCCTCAGCCTGAGCCCGCACAAGTGGCTGCTCACGTGCCTGGACTGCACCTGCCTCTGGGTGCGCGACACGCGCCGCCTCACCGACTCCCTAGAGACGCGCCCGGAGTACCTGCGGAACCACGCCACCGAGTCCGGTGCCGTCACCGACCTCAAGGACATGCAGGTTGGCGTCGGCCGCCGCTTCCGCGGACTCAAGCTCTGGATGGTCATGCGCACGTACGGCGCCGCCAAGCTCCGGCAGCACATCCGCAGCGACGTGGCCATCGCAAAGGTGTTCGAGGAGTCCGTGCGCGCGGACCACCGGTTCGAGGTGGTTGTCCCGAGGAACTTCGCGCTTGTCTGCTTCAGGATCAGGCCGAGCGCCACCGCCAGCATGACGGAGGAGGACGCCGAGGTGGCCAATCGGGAGCTCATGGAGCGGCTGAACAAAAGCGGGAGGGCGTTCCTGGCCAACACCGTGATCGGTGGCAAGTTCGTGCTGAGGTTCGCGGTGGGGTCCACGCTACAGGAGGAGAGGCACGTGCGGAACGCGTGGGATCTCATTAAGATGACCACAACCGAGATCATAAACGGAGAGGTGGATTAA
- the LOC100501262 gene encoding putative laccase family protein yields the protein MVAYLLSKPNGSWKASMKVWVGLPAAAAVVVVFLIFAGVAALPAAMAAVVEHTFVVSQVNLTRLCKETLVTVVNGQLPGPAIEVTEGDSVVVHVVNRSPYNMTIHWHGVKQRLNCWADGVPMVTQCPILPGRSFTYRFNVAGQEGTLWWHAHVPCLRATLHGALIIRPRHSPYPFAPKPDREIPVVIGEWWDMDLAQLDRNTMDGFLVDVPTGSTINGKLGDLYSCSGAAQDGFVLEVEPGKTYLLRLMNAALFSEYYLKVAGHRMTVVASDANYVRPYTTDVVAIAPGETMDVLLPADAPPGRSYYMAALAIQAPEPDVQVPPTITRGIVQYRSSSSDVAVDGVVVPAADPAVVMPDMPDQHDTTISFHFHGNLSSLRRRHRVPPARADDHMLVTLSLGSVCRDGGRACARSDSDESIIVGTMNDVSFRAPTAAAMPLLEAHYYGRGDMAMAAAAGVELRALPDAPLRVFNFTDPAYIPYGPKEAPLEPTEKQTTVRRFRHGAVVEVVFQDTAVMQSDSNPMHLHGHDMFVLAHGLGNYDAARDVATYNLLDPPLKNTVVVPRLGWVAVRFVADNPGTWYIHCHFDFHLSMGMVAVFIVEDGSSADTYLPPPPADLPKCGSNKGGLYLPEEFYLQK from the exons ATGGTAGCCTACCTGCTGAGCAAACCGAACGGTAGTTGGAAAGCCAGCATGAAGGTCTGGGTGGGACTCCCTGCTGCTGCAGCtgtcgtcgtcgtcttcctcaTCTTCGCCGGCGTGGCGGCTCTACCAGCGGCCATGGCAGCCGTCGTCGAGCACACCTTCGTT GTGAGCCAAGTAAATCTGACGCGCTTGTGCAAGGAGACGCTGGTCACCGTGGTGAACGGGCAGCTCCCGGGGCCGGCGATCGAGGTCACGGAGGGAGACTCGGTGGTCGTCCATGTCGTCAACAGGTCGCCGTACAACATGACGATCCACTG GCATGGAGTGAAGCAGCGGCTCAACTGCTGGGCCGACGGCGTGCCGATGGTCACCCAGTGCCCCATCTTGCCAGGCCGCAGCTTCACCTACCGGTTCAACGTCGCCGGACAGGAAGGCACCTTGTGGTGGCACGCCCACGTCCCCTGCCTGCGCGCAACCCTGCACGGGGCTCTCATCATCAGGCCCAGACACTCGCCGTATCCCTTTGCTCCAAAGCCTGACAGGGAGATCCCCGTCGTCATAG GTGAATGGTGGGATATGGACCTTGCGCAGTTGGACAGGAACACGATGGACGGTTTCCTTGTCGACGTCCCAACCGGAAGCACGATCAACGGCAAGCTTGGAGACCTCTACAGCTGCTCCGGCGCCGCGCAAGACGGGTTCGTGCTGGAGGTGGAGCCCGGCAAgacgtacctgctgcggctgatgAACGCCGCCCTCTTCTCCGAGTACTACCTCAAGGTCGCCGGCCACAGGATGACGGTGGTCGCCTCCGACGCCAACTACGTCAGGCCCTACACCACGGACGTCGTCGCCATCGCGCCCGGCGAGACCATGGACGTCCTGCTGCCGGCCGACGCGCCTCCGGGCAGGTCCTACTACATGGCCGCGCTGGCCATACAGGCGCCCGAGCCCGACGTGCAGGTCCCGCCGACCATCACGCGCGGGATAGTCCagtaccgcagcagcagcagcgacgTCGCCGTCGATGGTGTCGTCGTCCCTGCAGCAGATCCCGCAGTCGTCATGCCCGACATGCCTGACCAGCACGACACGACCATCAGCTTCCACTTCCACGGCAACCTCTCGAGCCTGCGCCGCCGCCACCGGGTGCCGCCGGCGCGCGCCGACGACCACATGCTCGTCACGCTCAGCCTGGGCTCCGTGTGCCGCGACGGCGGGCGGGCGTGCGCCAGgagcgacagcgacgagtccatcATCGTGGGCACCATGAACGACGTCTCGTTCCGGGCGCCCACGGCCGCGGCGATGCCGCTGCTGGAGGCGCACTACTACGGCCGCGGCGACATGGCGATGGCGGCCGCCGCCGGCGTGGAGCTCCGCGCGCTCCCGGACGCGCCGCTGCGCGTGTTCAACTTCACCGACCCGGCCTACATCCCGTACGGGCCCAAGGAGGCCCCGCTGGAGCCGACGGAGAAGCAGACCACGGTGCGGCGGTTCCGCCACGGCGCCGTCGTGGAGGTGGTGTTCCAGGACACGGCCGTCATGCAGAGCGACTCCAACCCCATGCACCTGCACGGCCACGACATGTTCGTGCTCGCGCACGGGCTCGGCAACTACGACGCCGCGAGGGACGTGGCCACCTACAACCTGCTGGATCCGCCGCTCAAGAACACCGTCGTCGTCCCCAGGCTCGGCTGGGTCGCCGTTCGATTTGTCGCCGATAATCCAG GAACATGGTACATCCATTGCCACTTCGATTTCCATTTGTCCATGGGCATGGTAGCCGTTTTCATCGTAGAGGACGGATCATCGGCGGACACCTACCTTCCTCCACCTCCCGCAGATTTACCAAAATGTGGATCTAACAAAGGAGGCCTTTATTTGCCAGAGGAATTCTACCTCCAAAAATGA